GAATGACGTGGCCATTCGGACGCGGCCGGCTTCGATCTTGCGCGGGTACTCGCTGCCAACCTGCGGCGCTGGTCCAAAGGCAGAAAGAGATGTCCGCATGGCTCGCGTTTTCGGATGAACTTGATTGGTCAAGGCGCATGATGTTCGTGGCTGCTGCGACCGCCGCCGTGTCCGTCAATGCCGCGGAGAAGAGCGATGACTTCGTCGACGTTCGGAAACACTGCGACCTTACATACCTTTGGAGAGACCCGCCCGATCTCAAGGCCTTCAACGAATGCATGAAGCAGGCGCACTATCGGCTCCATTTCTCACCGACATGCCAAATCGGGAGCCGAAGGGCGCAATGCTACGATCTGCGGCCCTAGCCAGTGGCTTAACCGGCCTGAAAGCCGAAGGACAGAAGTGGTCGAAAAATAGACTTTCCTATCATCAAGGGGGCGTGCGATGGGACATAGCCAGACCGGACGCGCATTTTTCAGGTCGACGTTTCGTTTGTTGCTTGTGTTGTGGCCGATCCTGTCAGGGATCTTCATGGTTATGGTCGCATGCGAGCTTCCCGCCGGACGAACAGAAGGCTGGTCGTTGACCGACGCCCTCTATTTCACCCTCGTGACTGGCCTTACGATTGGCTACGGGGATATGACGCCGCACCTCTTTTCATCGCCCGTTCTGGCAGTCGTCATCGGCTTTTCCGGCATCGTCATTACCGGGCTTGTCGCGGCAGTCAGCGTGCAGGCACTGCGCGGGGCGGGGATCGATCCCAACTCGTGAACGCGACGTCGGTGCGTCCTTTCATCAAGGAGGCTTCTATGAGCTATGTATGGAATGAAATCCGACAGAACCGGCTCCTATGGCTACTCG
This genomic stretch from Rhizobium favelukesii harbors:
- a CDS encoding potassium channel family protein; this translates as MVACELPAGRTEGWSLTDALYFTLVTGLTIGYGDMTPHLFSSPVLAVVIGFSGIVITGLVAAVSVQALRGAGIDPNS